A single genomic interval of Calypte anna isolate BGI_N300 chromosome 3, bCalAnn1_v1.p, whole genome shotgun sequence harbors:
- the PEX13 gene encoding peroxisome biogenesis factor 13 isoform X1, translating into MASQPPPPKPWENRRLAGTVAPAFQSADLGDNVLTRPGQPTVARIPPPILPRPSQQSGSTSLSAFRPAYSSSFSPGYGSYGTSFYGSYSPYSYGYGGLGYNRFRADDIPPSRFVQQAEESSRGAFQSIESIVHAFASVSMMMDATFSAVYNSFRAVLDVANHFSRLKIHFTKVFSAFALVRTIRYLYQRLQRLLGLQTSSENEDLWAESQGAVARVGLEDKVVSSAKSWPIFLFFAVIMGGPYLIWKLLSTYSDEETGKDNLQPSSNWASGEDDHVVGRAEYDFSALSEEEISFHAGDLLRLAPKEQQPKIRGWLLASYDGQTTGLVPANYIKILGKRRGRKTADLQRITEQRPAFTNTSARRSTATMTLEEQEAAFDAAFAESNKVPVASDSTVVSGEKQEL; encoded by the exons ATGGCGTCGCAGCCGCCGCCTCCTAAGCCCTGGGAGAACCGGCGGCTGGCGGGAACCGTAGCGCCGGCCTTCCA GTCTGCTGACTTGGGTGACAACGTGCTGACCAGACCTGGACAACCCACAGTGGCACGAATACCTCCACCTATTTTGCCAAGACCATCGCAACAATCAGGAAGCACTAGTCTGAGTGCTTTCAGGCCAGCATATAGTagttctttttctccaggctatGGTTCATATGGAACCTCTTTTTATGGAAGCTATAGTCCTTACAGTTATGGATATGGTGGTTTGGGCTATAACCGCTTCCGGGCAGATGATATTCCTCCCAGCAGGTTTGTTCAGCAGGCTgaagagagcagcagaggtgcATTTCAGTCCATTGAAAGCATTGTGCATGCATTTGCCTCTGTCAGCATGATGATGGATGCTACCTTTTCAGCTGTGTACAACAGTTTCAGAGCTGTTCTGGATGTAGCGAATCACTTCTCCCGCCTCAAAATACACTTCACAAAGgtgttttcagcttttgctttagTGAGAACTATAAGATATCTCTACCAGCGTCTACAACGATTACTGGGTTTGCAGACGAGCTCGGAGAATGAGGATTTGTGGGCTGAAAGTCAGGGGGCAGTAGCTCGTGTTGGCCTTGAAGACAAAGTTGTTAGCTCTGCAAAATCCTGgcccattttccttttcttcgCTGTGATAATGGGAGGTCCCTATCTGATTTGGAAACTGCTTTCTACATACAGTGATGAAGAAACAGGTAAAGATAATCTGCAGC CATCTAGTAACTGGGCAAGTGGAGAAGATGATCATGTGGTTGGAAGAGCAGAATATGATTTCAGTGCACTCTCggaagaagaaatttctttccatGCTGGTGACTTGCTAAGATTAGCACCCAAAG aacaACAACCCAAAATTCGCGGTTGGCTTTTGGCTAGTTATGATGGCCAAACGACAGGACTTGTGCCAGCTAATTACATCAAAATCCTGGGCAAAAGAAGAGGTAGGAAAACAGCAGACCTGCAAAGGATTACAGAGCAACGGCCAGCCTTTACCAACACATCTGCCAGAAGATCCACTGCTACTATGACTTTAGAGGAGCAGGAAGCTGCTTTTGatgctgcttttgctgaaagTAATAAAGTTCCTGTTGCATCTGATTCCACTGTGGTTAGTGGAGAGAAGCAGGAACTCTAA
- the PEX13 gene encoding peroxisome biogenesis factor 13 isoform X2 codes for MASQPPPPKPWENRRLAGTVAPAFQSADLGDNVLTRPGQPTVARIPPPILPRPSQQSGSTSLSAFRPAYSSSFSPGYGSYGTSFYGSYSPYSYGYGGLGYNRFRADDIPPSRFVQQAEESSRGAFQSIESIVHAFASVSMMMDATFSAVYNSFRAVLDVANHFSRLKIHFTKVFSAFALVRTIRYLYQRLQRLLGLQTSSENEDLWAESQGAVARVGLEDKVVSSAKSWPIFLFFAVIMGGPYLIWKLLSTYSDEETASSNWASGEDDHVVGRAEYDFSALSEEEISFHAGDLLRLAPKEQQPKIRGWLLASYDGQTTGLVPANYIKILGKRRGRKTADLQRITEQRPAFTNTSARRSTATMTLEEQEAAFDAAFAESNKVPVASDSTVVSGEKQEL; via the exons ATGGCGTCGCAGCCGCCGCCTCCTAAGCCCTGGGAGAACCGGCGGCTGGCGGGAACCGTAGCGCCGGCCTTCCA GTCTGCTGACTTGGGTGACAACGTGCTGACCAGACCTGGACAACCCACAGTGGCACGAATACCTCCACCTATTTTGCCAAGACCATCGCAACAATCAGGAAGCACTAGTCTGAGTGCTTTCAGGCCAGCATATAGTagttctttttctccaggctatGGTTCATATGGAACCTCTTTTTATGGAAGCTATAGTCCTTACAGTTATGGATATGGTGGTTTGGGCTATAACCGCTTCCGGGCAGATGATATTCCTCCCAGCAGGTTTGTTCAGCAGGCTgaagagagcagcagaggtgcATTTCAGTCCATTGAAAGCATTGTGCATGCATTTGCCTCTGTCAGCATGATGATGGATGCTACCTTTTCAGCTGTGTACAACAGTTTCAGAGCTGTTCTGGATGTAGCGAATCACTTCTCCCGCCTCAAAATACACTTCACAAAGgtgttttcagcttttgctttagTGAGAACTATAAGATATCTCTACCAGCGTCTACAACGATTACTGGGTTTGCAGACGAGCTCGGAGAATGAGGATTTGTGGGCTGAAAGTCAGGGGGCAGTAGCTCGTGTTGGCCTTGAAGACAAAGTTGTTAGCTCTGCAAAATCCTGgcccattttccttttcttcgCTGTGATAATGGGAGGTCCCTATCTGATTTGGAAACTGCTTTCTACATACAGTGATGAAGAAACAG CATCTAGTAACTGGGCAAGTGGAGAAGATGATCATGTGGTTGGAAGAGCAGAATATGATTTCAGTGCACTCTCggaagaagaaatttctttccatGCTGGTGACTTGCTAAGATTAGCACCCAAAG aacaACAACCCAAAATTCGCGGTTGGCTTTTGGCTAGTTATGATGGCCAAACGACAGGACTTGTGCCAGCTAATTACATCAAAATCCTGGGCAAAAGAAGAGGTAGGAAAACAGCAGACCTGCAAAGGATTACAGAGCAACGGCCAGCCTTTACCAACACATCTGCCAGAAGATCCACTGCTACTATGACTTTAGAGGAGCAGGAAGCTGCTTTTGatgctgcttttgctgaaagTAATAAAGTTCCTGTTGCATCTGATTCCACTGTGGTTAGTGGAGAGAAGCAGGAACTCTAA
- the PUS10 gene encoding putative tRNA pseudouridine synthase Pus10 isoform X1 encodes MSSLTEKDRPIVQLLLNTGTCPRCILRFCCVGSQTLYRHPYKDLMKDLKDFLKNNQEKEDTVCFDVVDPPCKRVRLEHTEEGPDNVNHNGALQQIPSVNDENTAMENSAVKVCNVCLGILQEFCEADFVKKVCQKVNTADYQFTSFVFSVSLPPQLSVRERATWLLVKQEMGKLGLSWAKDDIVQLKEAYKWIIHPQLSEKLDVPADGKSLFEVSVVFAHPETDEECHFLATACPDCFKPAKNKQSVFTRMAVIKALEKIKEEDFLKHFPCPPSSPKNFCVALDIQCNNGAVFVAGRYNKYSRNLPQTPWIIDGERKLESSVEELISEHLMAEFKADSFNFSSSGREDVDVRTLGNGRPFAIELVNPRRIHFTAEDMKGLQQTINNSSDKIQVRDLQLVTREAIGRMKEGEEEKTKTYSALICTDKAIQKEDIAFLDDIKELKLDQKTPLRVLHRRPLAVRCRIIHTMKSEYIDEHHFRLHLKTQAGTYIKEFVHGDFGRTKPNIGSLLNRTADILELDVESVDIDWPPALDD; translated from the exons ATGTCTTCTCTAACAGAGAAGGACAGACCAATTGTTCAGCTGTTACTGAACACTGGCACTTGCCCACGGTGTATTTTGAGGTTCTGCTGCGTGGGATCACAGACTCTTTATAGACATCCATACAAG GATTTGATGAAGGATTTAAAAGACTTCctgaaaaataatcaagaaaagGAAGATACAGTTTGTTTTGATGTTGTTGATCCTCCTTGTAAAAGAGTCAGGCTTGAACACACCGAAGAAGGGCCTGACAATGTGAACCACAATGGAGCACTCCAGCAGATTCCTTCTGTTAATGATGAAAATACTGCAATGGAGAACTCTGCTGTGAAGGTTTGCAATGTGTGTTTGGGAATTCTTCAGGAGTTCTGTGAGGCTGACTTTGTTAAAAAG GTGTGCCAAAAGGTTAATACTGCTGACTACCAATTCActagttttgtattttctgtgtcGTTACCCCCACAGCTGTCTGTCAGGGAG CGTGCTACTTGGCTGTTGGTAAAACAGGAAATGGG AAAACTGGGCCTTTCCTGGGCAAAAGATGACATTGTTCAGCTGAAAGAAGCTTATAAGTGGATCATTCATCCCCAGCTGTCAGAGAAGTTGGATGTTCCTGCTGATGGAAAG agTTTGTTTGAAGTTAGTGTGGTCTTTGCTCACCCAGAAACAGATGAAGAATGCCATTTCCT aGCCACAGCTTGTCCAGACTGTTTCAAACCAGCGAAGAACAAACAG TCTGTTTTCACTAGGATGGCAGTTATAAAAGCTCtagagaagataaaagaagaGGATTTTCTTAA GCATTTTCCATGTCCCCCTAGTTCACCAAAGAACTTCTGTGTTGCTCTGGATATTCAGTGCAATAATGGTGCAGTTTTTGTGGCTG GAAGATACAATAAATATTCAAGGAATTTACCTCAGACTCCCTGGATTATTGATGGGGAACGCAAGCTGGAATCTTCAGTGGAAGAACTGATTTCAGAGCATCTAATGGCAGAATTCAAAGCAGATA gctttaatttttcttcctctggaagAGAAGATGTGGATGTAAGAACACTTGGCAATG GAAGGCCCTTTGCAATTGAGCTTGTGAATCCTCGTAGAATACATTTTACTGCTGAGGATATGAAGGGACTTCAGCAG ACAATTAATAACTCTTCAGACAAAATACAGGTTCGAGATTTACAGCTTGTCACCAG AGAGGCAATTGGTCGTATGAAGGAAGGTGaagaggaaaagacaaagaCCTATAGTGCCTTAATATGTACAGACAAAGCAATACAGAAAGAAGATATTGCATTTCTAGATGATATCAAG GAGTTAAAACTGGACCAGAAGACACCTCTGCGGGTTCTTCACAGAAGGCCTCTAGCTGTAAGATGTCGGATCATTCACACCATGAAATCTGAGTACATAGATGAGCATCATTTTCGCCTGCATCTGAAGACTCAAGCTGGAAC CTACATAAAAGAATTCGTGCACGGAGACTTTGGAAGAACAAAGCCCAATATTGGCTCCCTACTGAACAGAACTGCTGACATTCTGGAGTTGGATGTAGAA TCTGTTGACATTGACTGGCCTCCAGCACTGGATGATTAA
- the PUS10 gene encoding putative tRNA pseudouridine synthase Pus10 isoform X2, producing MSSLTEKDRPIVQLLLNTGTCPRCILRFCCVGSQTLYRHPYKVCQKVNTADYQFTSFVFSVSLPPQLSVRERATWLLVKQEMGKLGLSWAKDDIVQLKEAYKWIIHPQLSEKLDVPADGKSLFEVSVVFAHPETDEECHFLATACPDCFKPAKNKQSVFTRMAVIKALEKIKEEDFLKHFPCPPSSPKNFCVALDIQCNNGAVFVAGRYNKYSRNLPQTPWIIDGERKLESSVEELISEHLMAEFKADSFNFSSSGREDVDVRTLGNGRPFAIELVNPRRIHFTAEDMKGLQQTINNSSDKIQVRDLQLVTREAIGRMKEGEEEKTKTYSALICTDKAIQKEDIAFLDDIKELKLDQKTPLRVLHRRPLAVRCRIIHTMKSEYIDEHHFRLHLKTQAGTYIKEFVHGDFGRTKPNIGSLLNRTADILELDVESVDIDWPPALDD from the exons ATGTCTTCTCTAACAGAGAAGGACAGACCAATTGTTCAGCTGTTACTGAACACTGGCACTTGCCCACGGTGTATTTTGAGGTTCTGCTGCGTGGGATCACAGACTCTTTATAGACATCCATACAAG GTGTGCCAAAAGGTTAATACTGCTGACTACCAATTCActagttttgtattttctgtgtcGTTACCCCCACAGCTGTCTGTCAGGGAG CGTGCTACTTGGCTGTTGGTAAAACAGGAAATGGG AAAACTGGGCCTTTCCTGGGCAAAAGATGACATTGTTCAGCTGAAAGAAGCTTATAAGTGGATCATTCATCCCCAGCTGTCAGAGAAGTTGGATGTTCCTGCTGATGGAAAG agTTTGTTTGAAGTTAGTGTGGTCTTTGCTCACCCAGAAACAGATGAAGAATGCCATTTCCT aGCCACAGCTTGTCCAGACTGTTTCAAACCAGCGAAGAACAAACAG TCTGTTTTCACTAGGATGGCAGTTATAAAAGCTCtagagaagataaaagaagaGGATTTTCTTAA GCATTTTCCATGTCCCCCTAGTTCACCAAAGAACTTCTGTGTTGCTCTGGATATTCAGTGCAATAATGGTGCAGTTTTTGTGGCTG GAAGATACAATAAATATTCAAGGAATTTACCTCAGACTCCCTGGATTATTGATGGGGAACGCAAGCTGGAATCTTCAGTGGAAGAACTGATTTCAGAGCATCTAATGGCAGAATTCAAAGCAGATA gctttaatttttcttcctctggaagAGAAGATGTGGATGTAAGAACACTTGGCAATG GAAGGCCCTTTGCAATTGAGCTTGTGAATCCTCGTAGAATACATTTTACTGCTGAGGATATGAAGGGACTTCAGCAG ACAATTAATAACTCTTCAGACAAAATACAGGTTCGAGATTTACAGCTTGTCACCAG AGAGGCAATTGGTCGTATGAAGGAAGGTGaagaggaaaagacaaagaCCTATAGTGCCTTAATATGTACAGACAAAGCAATACAGAAAGAAGATATTGCATTTCTAGATGATATCAAG GAGTTAAAACTGGACCAGAAGACACCTCTGCGGGTTCTTCACAGAAGGCCTCTAGCTGTAAGATGTCGGATCATTCACACCATGAAATCTGAGTACATAGATGAGCATCATTTTCGCCTGCATCTGAAGACTCAAGCTGGAAC CTACATAAAAGAATTCGTGCACGGAGACTTTGGAAGAACAAAGCCCAATATTGGCTCCCTACTGAACAGAACTGCTGACATTCTGGAGTTGGATGTAGAA TCTGTTGACATTGACTGGCCTCCAGCACTGGATGATTAA